A single genomic interval of Prunus dulcis unplaced genomic scaffold, ALMONDv2, whole genome shotgun sequence harbors:
- the LOC117613014 gene encoding uncharacterized protein C6C3.02c-like produces the protein MARRSGGRSARPAPAPRHAPARNPPQTVKQAPPPAPVQGGGGGILSGIGSTIVQGIGFGTGSAMAHRAVDAVMGPRTIQHETVVSEAAAAAPAPISSSMSGSDACSNHSKAFQDCVNHFGSDISKCQFYMDMLSECKKNSASGMLSA, from the exons ATGGCTCGCCGATCAGGAG GTCGTTCTGCCCGTCCAGCTCCAGCTCCTCGTCATGCACCAGCACGCAACCCTCCTCAGACAG TCAAACAAGCTCCTCCTCCGGCTCCAGTTCagggtggaggtggtggaatTCTCTCAGGAATTGGATCAACCATAGTTCAAG GTATTGGTTTTGGGACTGGAAGTGCTATGGCACACAGGGCCGTTGATGCTGTGATGGGTCCTCGCACTATTCAACATGAAACTGTAGTCTCTgaggctgctgctgctgctccaGCACCCATTTCTAGCAGCATGAGTGGTTCTGATGCCTGTAGTAATCACTCCAAGGCCTTCCAAGAT TGTGTCAACCACTTTGGAAGTGATATCAGCAAGTGCCAGTTCTACATGGATATGCTGTCCGAGTGCAAGAAGAACTCTGCCTCCGGCATGTTGAGTGCCTAA